In Candidatus Manganitrophus morganii, the genomic window CAACCACCCAAGGCCAAAGAACGAATTTCAGATTCCACAGCCAGGGAAAGAGCAAGCCGAAGAGCCCGGCGATAAAACACCCCATGAGGAGGCCGAACGAGCGGAGTTCCTTGATCGTCGGCGGGTGGGGAAGTTTTACGATTTGATCAATCCAGCTCGAACGTCTCTTTCCAGTCATCCTCTTTTTCCCAGACAGGTTGTTTCTGTTTGGCCAGCAAGAAATTTTCCAGGACCAGGTAATCCATTTCGGTCCGCATGAAACAGCGGTAGGCGTCTTCCGGCGTGCAGACGATCGGCTCCCCGCGAACATTGAAGGAGGTGTTCACCAGAACGGGACAGCCGGTCCGTTGCTGAAAGGCCTGAAGGAGTCGGTGGTAGCGGGGATTCGTCTCCTTGTGCACCGTTTGAATCCGGGCGGAATAATCGATGTGGGTCACGGCGGGGATCGAAGAGCGTTTGACGTTGAGTTTATCGATGCCGAAGAGGCGTTGCTGCTCGGAGGTCATCGGAAGACGGTGCTCCTCGCGGACCGAAGCGGTCAGCAACATATACGGACTCGGACGATCGAGATCAAAGAAATCGGAGACCGATTCAAAGAGAACCGAGGGGGCGAACGGCCGGAACGATTCCCGGTATTTGATCTTCAGATTCATGACCGATTGCATTTTTTCACTGCGGGGATCGCCGATAATGGAGCGGGCGCCGAGCGCGCGCGGTCCGAATTCCATCCGCCCCTGAAACCATCCGACGACCTGTTCCCGAGCGAGAATCTCCGCGACCGATTCCATCAACGGCGCGTCGTCCAGAAGTTCATAAACGGCGCCGACGGAGTCGAGATAGCCCTTGATCTCGGACGCGCTGAACCGGGGCCCCAAATACGCGCCGGCCATCCGATCGGTCCGGGTCGCGGTCCGAGGCTGTCCCTGATATTGGTGCCGGAAGGCGAGGGCCGCGCCGAGCGCGCCGCCGGCGTCGCCGGCCGCCGGTTGAATCCAGATCTCCCGCATCGGGCCTTCCCGAAGGAGCCGTCCGTTGGCAACGCAATTGAGGGCGACGCCGCCGGCCAGACAAAGCGCATCGACCCCCAGCTCGCGATGAATCGTTCTCGCCAGACGCAAAACGACCTCTTCCGTCACCGCCTGGATCGAACGGGCGAGATTCATTTCCCGTTGCGTTAATTTTTCTTCCGGGGCGCGCGGCGGTCCGCCGAAGAGCGCATTGAACTTGGCGTTCGTCATCGTCAGACCGGTGGTGTAGTGAAAATAGTCCATGTTCAGACGGAAGGTCCCGTCTTCTTTCAGATCCAACAACTGCTTCAGGATCAGATCGACATACGCCGGCTCGCCGTAGGGGGCCAGGCCCATCAATTTATACTCTCCGGAGTTGACCTTGAAGCCGGTGTAATAGGTAAAGGCCGAATAAAGGAGGCCGAGGGAGTGGGGAAAATCGATCTGCCATTGCGGGGTCAGCGTATGGTCCTCCCCCAGCCAGACCGAGGTCGTCGCCCACTCTCCGACCCCGTCCATGCAGAGGACCGCGGCGCGGGAAAAGGGGCTGGGATAAAAGGCGGAGGCGGCGTGGGCCTGATGGTGCTCGGCGAAATAGAGCGGCGGGAGCGCCGGCGCCCCGCATTGTCCAAGGCGGGCCAACTCCTTTTTCAGTTGGGGTTTCAGGAAGAGCTTTTCCTTCAGCCAGACCGGCATGGCGGCGGCGAAGGAGCGATACCCCCGGGGGGCTTCGGCGAGGTAGGTTTCGAGCAGCCGCTCGAATTTCACCAGAGGCTTATCGTAGAAGACGATCGCTTCAAGATCGGTCAGGCGGACGCCCCCCTCCTTCAAACAGTAGGCAATCGCCTGTTCTGGAAACCGGGCGTCGTGCTTCCGCCGGGTGAAGCGTTCCTCCTGGGCGGCGGCGACGATTTCGCCGTCGCGCAGCAACGCCGCGGCGCTGTCGTGATAATATGCCGAAATGCCTAAAACGGTTGACGCCATTCATCGGTCTTAACATCGATCCTGATTTCTGTCAAGATAGAGGATCTTACGTTTGGCATCCGGTCTTCACGGATCTCGAAAACCGGCGATCGCCTCACGTGATCTTATCCGTGAACGAAAACAGCCTGACCTATGATATATTCGGTCTGTTTATTCTTTGAAGAGAAAGCCAGCATGAAGACGAAACACCCATCGAAACCGGCTTCGCACCTGAGCCCCTCGCCGCGAATCAGCGGGCCGGAATTGCAGACGGAGGGGTCGATATCGATCTTCGGGAGCGAAGAAAAACGGCTGATCTTATTGATCAGACTTCTCGCCGTTTTCGTTTTGCTCTGCCTCGGCTTTTCCTGGAAGCTCTGGACTTCCAGCCGGCGCTATCCTCTGGTTCCCCTCTTTGGTCTCATTCCGGCTTTTTCCTATCCGTTCGATTATTTGTTTCTCGCCCTCTTCTCCGGCCTCCTTCTCGCCCTGGTCATCCAGCCTCGGTCGAAAATGTGGGTCGGGTTGATCGTTGCGGCTTTTACGATTCTCTTTCTACAGGATCAGAGCCGCATCTGGCCGTCGTTTTATCAGTTCTTTTTCTGTTTCCTCCTTCTGCTCACCTACAGAAGGGATGCGGGCGAGGAGGAAGCGCATCGCATTCTCGCCGGATTTCGGTTCATCCTCGCCGCGGTTTATTTCTGGGGTGGCGTCCAGAAGCTGAACACCCATTTTTTCAACGAGGAATTCCCCTGGTTCATCCGGCCGCTGACCGATCTTCTGCCGTACGACATTCCCACCCTGCCGACCCTCGGCGTTTTTGCGGCGCTCTTCGAAGTGCTCTTCGCGATCGGACTTCTGACGAAGCGGTTTCGCGCCATCGCCCTCTACGATGCGATGTTGATGCATGCGCTTATTTTTTTCCTCATCGGACCGTTCAGAAACGACTGGAACAACAGCGCCTGGATCTGGGGCCAGACGATGGCGGCGCAGGCCTGGCTGCTCTTTTACAAAGCGCCGCCGTTTGCGTTCAAAAAAATGTTCGCCGCCCCCCGTTTCTACAACCTCCCGCAGGCGCTCGCCGTCCTCTTTATCGGAATCCTCCCGCTTCTGAATAATGTGAATCGCTGGGATTCCGCCCTCTCGTTCAACGTTTATACGGGGAACGTCAGCCACGGCCAAATCCGGATGCACCCCGATGTGGCGCCCCGTCTGCCGGCCGAGCTTTCGGCCTTTGTGACCGAGCGCGACGGTTGGGCGGTGCTCGATTTGAATGCCTGGACCCTCCGCGAGTTCAACGCCAATCCCTATCCGGAAAAAAGAATCTTCAAAGCGGTGCTCGACACGATCTGTTCTCACGTGCCGGACAGATCGGTCCGCCTTTTCCTGACCGAAAAATCGGGATGGTTCTTCCCGAAATCGACGCATCAATACGGCTGCGGAAAAATATAAGGGTCGGTTCCCTTTATTCCTTAATATCAAAACCCTCTTCCGAAAATACAGTTGCAAACATGGAAACAAAAATGCTAAATATCTAATGAAGATTCGCTTGGAAATTTCTCGCAAGGTGTTGATCTTTCGCTTTCTGGAATGAACTTCTCTTATCGGTTATGGAGACCTGCTCATGGATTAACAAGGCGGACGCTTCTCTAAATAATCCTGCCTCACATCCTTCCGTATTGCATCCGCCCACTCGTTACCGGGCAAGCGGGGGGAAATCATTTTCATTCTTGAATTCACTGCATTCTTTCGCTCCGTCTCATTTTGATCTTGAGACGAAGGACCGCTGCGGCCATTCGGTGACGGTAAGCGCGTGCGGAAACCGTATATCACTCACCCTTATTCTCCGAAAGAGAACAGAAGCGTCTTTGGATCGGTCGTCAAGTAAGTCGATATGGAACCGGACCCGTTCTCTTAGCGTTGGGAGGAACGCATGGCAATGATGGAAAACGAAGAGCCCATTCGAAAGCTTGCCGAAGAGCGGCTGAAGCACAAAGGGTCTTCTCCCTTGTTGCGTCACTTCGAAGAGATCCAGCGCCTTATTTATCAAAAAGAGGTCCGCGAGGTGGAGCAAGAGCTCGAGATCGATGAGATCCGCCGCGCCTACCAGGCGCAACTTGAAGCATCACGCAACCGGCATATCGAGCTCTATGACTCCGCTCCGGTGGGATACTTTACGCTCGATCAAAACGGCTTGATCATCGAAGTCAACCGGACCGGCTCGGAACTCCTGGAGATGGAGAAAGGCTATCTTATTAAAACCCCTTTTTCCCTCTATGTCGCCGATGAAGATCAATCTCTTTTCCAGGATTACCGGATCAGGCTTTTTAAAAGCGAACAGCGCGAGAGCT contains:
- a CDS encoding carbamoyltransferase, whose translation is MASTVLGISAYYHDSAAALLRDGEIVAAAQEERFTRRKHDARFPEQAIAYCLKEGGVRLTDLEAIVFYDKPLVKFERLLETYLAEAPRGYRSFAAAMPVWLKEKLFLKPQLKKELARLGQCGAPALPPLYFAEHHQAHAASAFYPSPFSRAAVLCMDGVGEWATTSVWLGEDHTLTPQWQIDFPHSLGLLYSAFTYYTGFKVNSGEYKLMGLAPYGEPAYVDLILKQLLDLKEDGTFRLNMDYFHYTTGLTMTNAKFNALFGGPPRAPEEKLTQREMNLARSIQAVTEEVVLRLARTIHRELGVDALCLAGGVALNCVANGRLLREGPMREIWIQPAAGDAGGALGAALAFRHQYQGQPRTATRTDRMAGAYLGPRFSASEIKGYLDSVGAVYELLDDAPLMESVAEILAREQVVGWFQGRMEFGPRALGARSIIGDPRSEKMQSVMNLKIKYRESFRPFAPSVLFESVSDFFDLDRPSPYMLLTASVREEHRLPMTSEQQRLFGIDKLNVKRSSIPAVTHIDYSARIQTVHKETNPRYHRLLQAFQQRTGCPVLVNTSFNVRGEPIVCTPEDAYRCFMRTEMDYLVLENFLLAKQKQPVWEKEDDWKETFELD
- a CDS encoding HTTM domain-containing protein — protein: MKTKHPSKPASHLSPSPRISGPELQTEGSISIFGSEEKRLILLIRLLAVFVLLCLGFSWKLWTSSRRYPLVPLFGLIPAFSYPFDYLFLALFSGLLLALVIQPRSKMWVGLIVAAFTILFLQDQSRIWPSFYQFFFCFLLLLTYRRDAGEEEAHRILAGFRFILAAVYFWGGVQKLNTHFFNEEFPWFIRPLTDLLPYDIPTLPTLGVFAALFEVLFAIGLLTKRFRAIALYDAMLMHALIFFLIGPFRNDWNNSAWIWGQTMAAQAWLLFYKAPPFAFKKMFAAPRFYNLPQALAVLFIGILPLLNNVNRWDSALSFNVYTGNVSHGQIRMHPDVAPRLPAELSAFVTERDGWAVLDLNAWTLREFNANPYPEKRIFKAVLDTICSHVPDRSVRLFLTEKSGWFFPKSTHQYGCGKI